A single genomic interval of Pyrus communis chromosome 5, drPyrComm1.1, whole genome shotgun sequence harbors:
- the LOC137733821 gene encoding disease resistance protein RPV1-like yields MASSSFFLLLLLLLLLPLLLFVRGFVNHHYKALRQKPINTSSSSSSSSSSSSSSSSSSGLRWKYDVFINFRGEDTRRGFVSHLYRALRQKPLNTFIDTEELRKGDRLSELLTAIRESRLSIVVFSQNHASSTWCLKELVEILECNDNKNQIVVPIFYEVDPSDIRKLRGSFAEAFDRHEGHSNANMEEVWSWRSALTGATNLSGWDSRNYEDDAKLIEEIVEDVYRKLIHISSTSSKAKGLIEMDSHMHEMHLLLHPPGVETNDVRVVGIWGMGGLGKTTIARAVRDEIAGQFEACCFLENVKEGFMKHGQLHMQTQLLSSISNNKVGSSNILDKGFQVMLNSLGQRKVLIVIDDVDKLEQIEAVLGEQHSSFGGGSRIIITTRDLELLCGTDAIYKPKIFSDPGALELFRQYAFKTNQPTTDYDDLTRRAVKYAQGLPLALKVLGAFLDNKTIREWKGVLEKLKEVPQRKINDVLRTSFDGLDHKEKNIFLDIACFLKGMKEDYATEILDSCGFYPLAGIRVLIDRALITILEEGKLEMHDLLEEMGREIVLQESIEEPGRRSRLWSYEDVHHVLTQNTATKAVKSIILDLSCSDGVCLNAEAFVSMTQLRLLKISHKDPIFEHDYCKHHLIGHFKLLELRCLSWLKCPLMSLPSNFQFKNLVELDMQNSLIDRLWEGTQKLKKLKFIDLSECRYLKETPDFTEMPNLERLILQYCIRLVEVHPSISTLRNLGLLNLHGCIELKILPSITRMKSLKTLVLSNCQSLEMFPEISEVMEELSWLSLSRSKIKELPSSINNLTGLSCLVLDNCKELKSLPSNICKLKSLEYLYLSDCTKFEVFPSIEENMVGLRELHLDGTSIEKLSPSIERLQGLEYLNLRNCKSLVHLPDTLCNLAHLDALNLSGCPNLSPLPVNFVDMYSECPSLVQLDACGIMQ; encoded by the exons atggcttcttcttccttcttccttcttcttcttcttcttcttcttcttcctcttcttctttttgtcaGGGGCTTTGTCAACCATCACTACAAAGCTCTGCGTCAGAAACCAATCAacacctcttcttcttcttcttcttcttcttcttcttcttcctcctcctcctcctcctctggtCTTCGTTGGAAATACGATGTGTTCATCAATTTCAGAGGGGAAGACACTCGCAGGGGCTTCGTCAGCCATCTATACAGAGCTCTGCGTCAGAAACCACTCAACACCTTCATTGATACCGAAGAGCTCAGAAAAGGCGACCGCCTTTCCGAGCTCCTGACAGCGATTCGAGAGTCAAGGCTTTCGATTGTAGTTTTCTCTCAAAACCATGCTTCTTCCACTTGGTGCTTGAAGGAACTCGTCGAAATTTTGGAATGCAACGATAACAAGAACCAAATTGTGGTCCCCATTTTCTACGAAGTCGATCCATCCGATATTCGTAAACTCAGAGGAAGTTTCGCCGAAGCTTTTGATCGGCATGAAGGCCATTCTAACGCCAACATGGAGGAGGTGTGGAGCTGGAGGTCCGCCCTTACTGGAGCCACCAATTTATCCGGCTGGGATTCGCGAAACTATGA gGATGATGCAAAGCTTATTGAGGAAATTGTAGAAGATGTTTACAGGAAATTGATCCACATCTCATCAACATCAAGTAAAGCTAAAGGTTTGATTGAAATGGATTCTCATATGCATGAAATGCATTTATTATTACATCCTCCTGGGGTTGAAACGAATGATGTTCGTGTTGTTGGAATATGGGGTATGGGTGGTTTAGGCAAAACAACCATTGCTAGAGCTGTCCGTGATGAAATCGCTGGTCAATTTGAAGCTTGTTGCTTTCTTGAAAATGTCAAGGAGGGTTTCATGAAGCATGGCCAACTACATATGCAGACACAACTTCTATCGAGTATCTCAAACAACAAGGTGGGGAGTTCCAACATTTTGGATAAAGGTTTCCAGGTGATGTTAAATAGTCTAGGTCAGAGAAAGGTCCTTATTGTTATTGATGATGTGGACAAATTAGAACAAATTGAAGCTGTACTTGGAGAGCAACATTCTTCGTTTGGTGGTGGAAGTAGAATTATTATAACAACTAGAGATTTGGAATTACTATGCGGAACTGATGCGATATATAAGCCCAAGATTTTCAGTGATCCCGGAGCTCTAGAACTCTTTAGGCAGTACGCcttcaaaacaaaccaacccACTACAGATTATGATGATCTCACGAGGCGTGCCGTAAAATATGCTCAAGGTCTACCTCTAGCACTCAAAGTCTTGGGAGCTTTTCTTGATAACAAAACCATACGTGAGTGGAAAGGTGTCttagaaaaattaaaggaaGTCCCGCAAAGAAAGATTAATGATGTTCTTAGAACAAGCTTCGATGGACTAGATCATAAAGAGAAGAACATCTTTCTAGATATTGCATGTTTTTTAAAAGGAATGAAAGAAGACTATGCAACCGAAATCCTGGACAGTTGTGGTTTCTATCCTCTTGCTGGTATAAGAGTTCTAATCGATCGAGCTCTCATAACTATCTTAGAGGAGGGGAAACTGGAGATGCATGATTTACTAGAGGAAATGGGTCGGGAGATCGTCCTCCAAGAATCTATCGAAGAGCCTGGGAGACGAAGTAGGTTGTGGAGTTATGAAGATGTTCATCATGTGCTAACTCAAAATACG GCTACAAAAGCAGTTAAAAGCATAATCCTGGATTTGTCGTGCTCAGATGGGGTATGCTTAAATGCTGAAGCTTTTGTTAGTATGACTCAACTAAGACTTCTCAAGATCAGTCATAAGGACCCCATTTTTGAACATGATTACTGCAAACACCACCTGATTGGGCACTTCAAGTTACTTGAGTTGAGGTGTCTCTCCTGGCTTAAATGCCCTCTTATGTCTTTGCCATCCAACTTTCAATTCAAAAATCTTGTTGAACTTGATATGCAAAATAGTCTCATTGACCGACTTTGGGAAGGAACCCAG AAGCTGAAAAAGTTGAAGTTCATTGATTTAAGTGAATGTCGATACCTTAAGGAAACCCCTGACTTCACAGAGATGCCCAATCTTGAGAGGCTAATTCTTCAATATTGTATAAGATTAGTTGAGGTTCACCCGTCTATTTCGACTCTTAGAAACCTTGGTTTATTGAATCTGCATGGGTGCATAGAACTTAAGATTCTCCCGAGCATCACGCGTATGAAATCTCTCAAAACCCTTGTTCTTTCTAACTGCCAgagtcttgagatgtttccagagatttcaGAAGTTATGGAGGAACTATCATGGCTTAGTTTGTCcaggtcaaaaattaaagaactgccctcatcaattaataatctcacaGGGTTGAGTTGTTTGGTCCTGGACAATTGCAAGGAACTTAAGAGTCTTCCAAGCAACATTTGTAAACTCAAGTCCCTTGAATATCTCTATCTTTCTGATTGCACAAAATTTGAGGTGTTTCCaagcattgaagaaaatatgGTAGGATTAAGAGAGCTTCACTTGGATGGAACATCTATCGAAAAGCTTTCCCCCTCAATTGAACGGCTTCAGGGGCTTGAATATTTAAATCTGAGAAACTGCAAAAGCCTTGTACATCTTCCTGACACTCTGTGTAATTTGGCACACCTTGACGCTCTCAATCTCTCTGGGTGCCCAAACCTTTCTCCATTACCTGTCAACTTTGTGGATATGTATAGTGAGTGCCCAAGCCTTGTACAGCTTGACGCTTGTGGGATAATGCAGTAG
- the LOC137734511 gene encoding uncharacterized protein, translating into MGDSKTTVSAAVTQNDMSLHITPDKLDGSNYSSWSQSVRIYITDRGKWSYVSGKKKAPAEADASYAIWEEENAMVQSWLLNSMTRDLRAIFLRLSTAKDVWDAVTQTYSIEKDASKLYELRRQALATRQNGEPLSAYYGKLQQTWQEIDFLRPGKLKCADDVAARETEISEERLYDFLAGLDPHLDHVRSQVLTQTPLPSVRAAYALVNAEASRQTIMLVGPQVEGSAMVAAPSRFPRGVSNSRSGGSKVTDTRKCTYCDKDKHTRDTCFKLHGYPDWWVQKKENQKKSIVGSQAHLSTPTPSVPRVDQSAHSVSPTTASTSLVDAGYSNESVDWSW; encoded by the exons ATGGGTGACTCCAAGACCACTGTTTCAGCTGCTGTTACACAAAATGATATGTCTCTGCATATCACCCCAGACAAGTTGGATGGATCCAACTATTCCTCGTGGTCCCAAAGTGTCCGCATCTACATCACTGACAGAGGCAAATGGTCTTATGTCAGTGGAAAAAAGAAGGCACCAGCAGAAGCCGATGCATCGTATGCGATATGGGAGGAAGAGAATGCCATGGTTCAATCTTGGCTTCTCAACTCCATGACTAGAGATTTGCGGGCCATTTTTCTCCGACTCTCTACTGCAAAAGATGTTTGGGATGCTGTTACCCAAACTTACTCAATTGAAAAAGATGCATCAAAATTATATGAACTTCGCCGTCAAGCACTAGCGACTCGCCAGAATGGTGAGCCTTTATCTGCATATTATGGTAAACTTCAGCAAACATGGCAAGAAATAGATTTCTTACGTCCTGGAAAATTGAAATGTGCTGATGATGTTGCTGCTCGAGAGACAGAAATTTCAGAAGAAAGATTGTATGATTTTCTGGCTGGCCTTGATCCTCATTTAGATCATGTTCGCAgtcaagttttgactcaaacacCTTTGCCATCTGTTCGTGCTGCTTATGCTCTTGTGAATGCTGAAGCAAGTAGGCAAACCATTATGTTGGTTGGCCCACAAGTGGAAGGATCAGCCATGGTAGCTGCTCCGTCTCGATTTCCCCGTGGAGTCTCGAATTCTCGATCAGGTGGATCTAAAGTTACTGATACAAGGAAGTGTACTTATTGTGACAAGGATAAGCATACTAGAGACACTTGTTTTAAGTTGCATGGATATCCTGATTGGTGGgttcaaaagaaggaaaatcaaaagaaaagcatTGTTGGATCACAAGCACACCTGTCTACACCAACGCCTTCCGTGCCTCGAGTAGATCAATCTGCTCACTCAGTTTCTCCTACTACTGCTTCCACTTCCTTAGTCGACGCAG GATATTCGAACGAAAGCGTTGATTGGTCAtggtag